In Aspergillus nidulans FGSC A4 chromosome IV, a single window of DNA contains:
- a CDS encoding ubiquitin carboxyl-terminal hydrolase (transcript_id=CADANIAT00000585), translating to MSDPDVPESNKAFVPLENNPEVMSHLVHQLGLSPSLGFTDVFSIDEPDLLALVPRPSQALLLVFPVSKSYESSRIAEDSSLPEYTGSGPNEPVMWFKQTIRNACGLIGLLHAVSNGEARKHILPGSDLENLLKEAEKLDPIRRADLLYESKALESAHADAAKLGDTKAPGAEDDVDLHFVAFVKGEDGRLWELDGRRRGPLERGVLGDEEDALSERALELGVRRFLDVEAKGGNPDLRFSLVSLGAVFD from the exons ATGTCTGACCCGGACGTTCCCGAAAGCAACAAAGCTTTCGTTCCTCTCG AAAACAACCCCGAAGTAATGTCACACCTCGTTCATCAGCTTGGtctctctccctccctaGGCTTCACAGACGTCTTCTCCATCGACGAGCCAGACCTTCTCGCGCTTGTGCCGCGCCCTTCCCAAGCTCTCCTCCTCGTATTCCCTGTCTCAAAAAGCTACGAATCCAGTCGTATCGCCGAGGACAGCTCTCTCCCTGAGTACACGGGCTCCGGACCAAATGAGCCCGTAATGTGGTTCAAACAGACAATTCGGAACGCGTGCGGGCTGATTGGGCTCCTACACGCTGTGTCAAATGGCGAGGCAAGGAAACATATTCTGCCAGGCTCAGATCTTGAGAATCTGCTAaaagaggcggagaagctAGATCCGATCAGACGGGCAGATCTGCTGTACGAAAGTAAGGCGTTGGAGAGTGCACATGCTGATGCAGCGAAATTGGGGGATACCAAGGCGCCTGGGGCGGAAGATGACGTGGATCTGCATTTTGTGGCATTTGTAAAGGGGGAGGATGGGAGGCTGTGGGAGCTTGATGGGCGGAGGAGGGGCCCGTTGGAGAGGGGGGTActtggagatgaggaggatgccTTGAGTGAAAGGGCGTTAGAGTTAGGGGTCAGAAGGTTCTTGGATGTTGAGGCTAAAGGAGGGAATCCGGATTTACGGTTCAGCCTTGTCAGCTTGGGGGCTGTCTTTGATTGA
- a CDS encoding putative mRNA decapping hydrolase (transcript_id=CADANIAT00000586) — protein MDSNSGKKVAAEALISRFEITKLLKQDQNGRRIVIQGSIDGQQGLLIAERAAFATESLAVLKAFHSSITRIHNLGDNDIYRWYLASSGIDCDGHQSHDLKLNVIWPCTEQHIKKYSDQVLRMVTETPEIYRDYVRPYMQEKREEGRLNWVFNILEGRTEQEDVMLRDDGHGAEDAFLMLPDLNWDRKTLGSLHLLALVHRRDLWSLRDLKKKHVPWLKYLRKRVLEGTVKMYPDLEEDQLKLYVHYQPTYYHFHIHIVNVMLEAGATQATGKAFGLENLISQLETLSGGEEASMADVSLTYYLGEASELWTEIYAPLKRGEKLAGK, from the exons ATGGATAGCAATAGTGGCAAGAAGGTTGCAGCAGAGGCATTAATTTCAAGGTTTGAGATTACCAAGCTTCTCAAACAAG ATCAGAATGGCCGGCGCATTGTCATTCAAGGCTCAATAGATGGTCAACAAGGCCTCCTTATAGCTGAACGTGCCGCATTCGCAACTGAGTCTCTCGCCGTCCTAAAGGCCTTCCACTCTTCAATCACGCGCATACACAATTTAGGCGATAACGACATATATCGATGGTACCTAGCATCCTCGGGCATAGATTGTGATGGGCATCAGTCGCACGATCTTAAGCTCAATGTCATCTGGCCGTGCACGGAGCAGCATATCAAGAAGTACTCGGACCAGGTGCTGCGCATGGTCACGGAAACGCCGGAGATATATCGGGACTATGTACGACCATACatgcaggagaagagggaggaaggGCGGCTGAACTGGGTGTTCAATATCCTGGAGGGTCGCACAGAGCAGGAGGATGTTATGCTGCGGGATGATGGGCACGGAGCCGAGGATGCGTTCTTGATGCTGCCTGATCTGAACTGGGATCGAAAAACGCTGGGATCGTTGCATTTGCTGGCGCTTGTACATCGGCGTGATTTATGGAGCTTGAGagatctgaagaagaagcatgTCCCCTGGCTAAAGTatttgaggaagagggtgCTTGAGGGAACCGTGAAAATGTATCCGGAcctggaagaagatcagTTGAAGCTTTACGTGCATT ATCAACCGACCTACTATCATTTCCACATCCATATTGTCAATGTCATGCTTGAGGCAGGCGCTACGCAGGCTACTGGAAAGGCATTCGGTCTGGAGAATCTCATTTCTCAGCTTGAGACTCTCTCTGGCGGCGAAGAGGCGAGCATGGCAGACGTCAGCTTGACCTACTATTTGGGCGAGGCGAGTGAGCTTTGGACGGAGATCTATGCGCCTTTGAAGCGCggggagaagctggcagGCAAATAA
- a CDS encoding ribonuclease H2 subunit C (transcript_id=CADANIAT00000587) → MYAIQPKQTTSESKDTESGHEFTPNILPCRIHYDGSVESLNRYWTPSTDEKDKDLQTAYFRGRRLRGRRVQLPEGYEGVVVTHTEREIPNATDNVTVSKEGENNKAVKLLEKQATFGDYVVWGHEVIPAADDSFVKGVEEWVKFAEVMHSDNGYEKKAT, encoded by the exons ATGTACGCCATCCAACCCAAACAGACGACCTCGGAATCGAAGGACACGGAGTCCGGTCACGAATTCACGCCAAACATCCTCCCCTGTCGAATCCACTACGATGGTTCAGTGGAGTCGCTGAACCGATACTGGACTCCTAGTACAGATGAGAAAG ATAAAGATCTCCAGACCGCATACTTTCGGGGCCGGAGGCTAAGAGGTCGACGTGTTCAGTTACCGGAAGGGTACGAGG GCGTCGTCGTGACGCATACAGAGCGTGAAATACCAAATGCTACAGACAACGTAACTGTGAGCAAGGAAGGTGAAAATAATAAGGCGGTTAAGCTTCTGGAAAAACAGGCTACTTTTGGTGATTATGTGGTTTGGGGACATGAAGTAATCCCAGCTGCGGATGATTCATTCGTTAAGGGGGTGGAAGAGTGGGTGAAGTTTGCTGAAGTG ATGCATTCTGATAACGGGTATGAGAAGAAGGCTACATGA
- the rex4 gene encoding putative 3'-5' exonuclease (transcript_id=CADANIAT00000588) — protein sequence MELKALSSNWKKLQETLKKDVSTPPTQKRKRSDREPQNDLVKKRKSAAEAGKRNSTSRTVQAPKKQKRMSQGTPDKNASANETSNAVVSRENEGRSPNVEIGKYIAMDCEMVGIGPDPDNDSALARVSIVNYNGDQVYDSYVRPKEMVTDWRTHVSGILPKHMAEARSLEQVQKEVAEILEGRILVGHALRNDLDALLLSHPKRDIRDTSKHPPYRKVAGGGSPRLKILASEFLGLNIQAGAHSSMEDAKATMLLYRRDKDEFEREHLKKWPVRALPESKENGGDEKKKKKKKKKTRKR from the exons ATGGAACTAAAGGCCCTCTCTAGTAATTGGAAGAAGCTCCAggagactttgaagaaggacGTCTCCACACCCCCTACACAAAAGCGCAAACGATCCGATCGCGAACCCCAGAATGACCTGGTGAAGAAACGGAAAAGCGCCGCAGAAGCAGGAAAGCGAAATTCGACTTCACGGACTGTGCAAGCCCCGaaaaagcagaaaagaaTGTCTCAGGGGACTCCTGACAAGAACGCAAGTGCAAACGAGACTTCTAATGCGGTAGTGTCGAGGGAAAATGAGGGCCGTTCTCCAAA TGTTGAGATAGGCAAGTACATTGCGATGGATTGCGAAATGGTTGGAATTGGCCCGGATCCAGACAATGACTCTGCCCTTGCCCGGGTCAGTATCGTTAATTATAACGGCGACCAAGTATACGACTCATATGTACGGCCTAAGGAGATGGTGACGGACTGGAGGACACATGTTAGCGGGATTCTTCCAAAGCACATGGCAGAAGCGCGGTCTTTGGAACAAGTACAGAAAGAGGTTGCGGAGATTCTCGAAGGACGGATACTTGTGGGACACGCTCTTCGAAATGATCTAGATGCGCTACTTCTCAGTCATCCCAAACGCGACATCAGGGATACCAGTAAGCATCCTCCATATCGGAAAGTCGCTGGTGGGGGGTCTCCTCGACTGAAAATCCTGGCCTCTGAGTTTCTCGGACTAAATATTCAAGCCGGCGCACATTCCAGCATGGAGGATGCAAAAGCTACGATGCTTTTGTATCGGCGGGATAAGGATGAGTTCGAACGAGAACATCTGAAAAAATGGCCGGTTAGAGCACTGCCGGAAAGCAAAGAGAATGGaggcgatgagaagaaaaagaagaagaagaagaagaagacgcgCAAGAGGTGA
- a CDS encoding ribosome biogenesis protein NOP53 (transcript_id=CADANIAT00000589) produces the protein MSTLVQAPQQYGQPSRKGKKAWRKNVDVSEVQEGLRLLKDEEIKGGVLAEKPSEELFVIDKKGSSEIRDAYRKQHKKPLKSDEILAQRSAINAVDTRKRANSKVTDGVIEPKTKKHKSDWVSRKEWQRLKQVAKDGNPLGRSSESGFFDPWADEADPTPYDDPQFDYLEKPKQKVAPVTLKQAPISLAANGKAVPSVRKPTAGTSYNPTFEDWDELLQEQGQKAVEEEKKRLEEERKERERQRLIAEAKDDDGEAKSDDESAWEGFESEYEKPEWLNKKRPERKTKAQRNKIKRRKEAERQAKWEAQQKKKEEQLAQYKAIAERVKQQELERQENDSDADDSSEEGDDTKLRRKPLGKLKAPEKPTEVVLPDELQDSLRRLKPEGNLLDDRFRTLIVQGKLEARKPVTQPRKAKKEVTEKWKYKDFKVPGLP, from the exons ATGTCTACCCTAGTACAAGCACCTCAGCAATACGGCCAGCCTTCAAGGAAAGGTAAAAAGGCTTGGAGGAAGAATGTGGATGTTTCCGAGGTTCAAGAAGGTCTCCGGCTgttgaaggatgaagaaatcaaaGG AGGTGTCCTAGCAGAAAAACCATCCGAGGAATTATTCGTTATTGACAAGAAGGGCTCCTCGGAAATCCGCGATGCGTATCGCAAGCAACACAAGAAGCCTCTGAAATCAGACGAGATCCTTGCGCAAAGATCCGCGATCAATGCGGTTGACACGCGGAAACGTGCCAACTCCAAAGTGACGGACGGTGTCATTGAACCCAAAACAAAGAAGCACAAGAGCGACTGGGTTAGTCGCAAGGAATGGCAGCGCTTGAAGCAGGTGGCGAAGGACGGAAACCCGCTTGGGCGATCCAGTGAGAGCGGCTTCTTCGATCCCTGGGCAGATGAGGCGGATCCGACACCCTATGACGATCCTCAGTTCGATTACCTGGAGAAGCCTAAGCAGAAAGTGGCCCCGGTTACTCTCAAGCAAGCTCCTATCTCGCTCGCTGCCAACGGAAAGGCAGTTCCTTCCGTGCGCAAGCCGACCGCTGGCACAAGTTATAATCCTACTTTCGAAGATTGGGAtgagctgctgcaggaacaaGGCCAAAAGgctgtcgaagaagagaagaagcgaTTAGAGGAAGAACGCAAAGAGCGAGAGCGGCAGCGTCTGATCGCCGAGGCTaaggacgatgatggtgaGGCAAAGTCAGATGATGAAAGCGCATGGGAAGGCTTTGAGAGCGAGTACGAGAAGCCGGAATGGCTGAACAAGAAGCGCCCAGAAAGGAAGACGAAAGCGcagagaaacaagatcaagcgACGGAAGGAAGCTGAAAGGCAAGCGAAGTGGGAGgcacagcagaagaagaaggaggagcaacTTGCTCAATATAAGGCTATTGCAGAGCGCGTCAAGCAACAGGAGCTGGAACGTCAGGAAAACGACAGTGACGCTGATGACTcttctgaagaaggcgatgacACTAAGCTTCGCCGCAAGCCTCTGGGGAAATTAAA GGCCCCTGAAAAACCAACAGAGGTAGTACTACCGGACGAGCTGCAAGATTCGTTGCGCCGGTTGAAGCCTGAAGGAaacctcctcgacgaccGATTCCGGACGTTGATCGTCCAGGGTAAACTCGAGGCGCGCAAACCCGTAACGCAACCACGAAAGGCCAAGAAAGAGGTGACAGAGAAATGGAAATACAAAGACTTCAAGGTGCCGGGTTTACCATAA
- the cef1 gene encoding putative cell division control protein (Cdc5) (transcript_id=CADANIAT00000590), producing MPVVKGGVWTNIEDEVLRAAVSKYGLNQWARVSSLLARKTPKQCKARWVEWLDPGIRKVEWSREEDEKLLHLAKLMPTQWRTIAPIVGRTATQCLERYQKLLDEAEARENDELGLGGPGTEASAPSADDVRRLRPGELDPDPESKPARPDTIDLDEDEKEMLSEARARLANTQGKKAKRKARERQLEESRRLAVLQKRRELKNAGINIKIVTRKPGEMDYNADIPFEKPAAPGFYDTTEEEARNERQREMFDPRKQQLANKRKGDQDEEAERKKRKNDKNSNSAAFAAAARAGQMQKIREAEQSSKRRALVLPTPQVSESEMEDIIKMGMAGDKASKMVGDEEGTKGLLGNYSAMVGGTPIRTPRAPPEEDHIANEIRNIRALTETQSSLLGGENTPLHDGGSSTGFDGIAPRRQQIVTPNPMATPFRQGNAVSATPVPGGAGPGATPLRTPRDHFSLNKEISGGLPIGSTPREIKMRENLARQSIRGRLAALPKPKETEWELEQLPSESAEPAGATEYPEEDSAVRDAREKEIRKRAAEAEHKRQTQVYQRSLPRPVVLDIDALMERASRVMDPITGLIAKEAALLVANDACKFATPGAKIEGKPRKLERLDDKYLEEARAAIASEASSGKLEEWSNEFDAKWSSSRQDTLPGLSNYLDDDEEDAYQQEQRIIGVFDNVQASLLATAEDGNKLEKKLALHYGGYQNRAKMLRAKITEAHTALEKSKHELDAFRTLQISEEAAISRRLEKLREEVAFVMRREREAQEQYRCRKDELDDLVASTGGMVNGWH from the exons ATGCCAGTCGTCAAAGGAGGTGTCTG GACGAACATTGAGGACGAGGTTCTTCGGGCAGCA GTCTCGAAGTATGGCCTCAATCAATGGGCACGTGTATCTTCGCTTCTGGCGAGGAAAACTCCGAAACAATGTAAAGCGCGCTGGGTAGAGTGGCTTGATCCTGGCATTAGGAAAGTGGAATGGTCTcgggaggaggatgagaagctgTTGCATCTGGCTAAGTTGATGCCAACGCAATGGCGGACAATTGCACCGATCGTGGGCCGAACGGCAACCCAATGCTTAGAACGGTACCAGAAACTTTTGGATGAAGCTGAGGCCCGTGAGAATGATGAGCTCGGTTTAGGGGGTCCGGGTACAGAGGCCTCCGCTCCGAGTGCGGACGACGTCAGACGGCTGCG ACCTGGTGAACTTGATCCTGACCCTGAATCAAAACCTGCCCGGCCGGATACTATCGAtcttgacgaagatgagaaggagatgttgAGCGAGGCTCGAGCTCGTCTAGCGAATACGCAGGGTAAGAAGGCAAAGCGCAAGGCCAGGGAACGGCAACTCGAGGAATCGCGACGGCTTGCTGTGCTCCAAAAGCGCCGTGAGCTCAAAAATGCTGGTATTAACATTAAGATTGTCACCCGGAAACCGGGTGAGATGGATTATAATGCAGATATTCCGTTCGAAAAGCCAGCTGCACCTGGATTTTACGATActacagaggaagaagcacgCAATGAAAGACAGCGAGAGATGTTCGATCCCCGGAAACAGCAGCTAGCGAACAAGCGCAAGGGAGatcaagacgaagaagcGGAACgaaagaaacgaaagaaTGATAAGAACAGCAACTCCGCAGCTTTcgcggctgctgctcgagCTGGACAGATGCAGAAGATCCGAGAGGCCGAACAGAGCAGCAAACGGAGAGCGCTTGTTCTCCCCACTCCTCAGGTTAGCGAGAGCGAAATGGAAGACATCATCAAAATGGGTATGGCAGGAGATAAAGCCAGCAAGATGGTgggagatgaggaaggaACCAAAGGTTTACTCGGAAACTACTCCGCCATGGTTGGGGGGACACCTATTCGGACTCCCAGAGCTCCCCCGGAGGAGGATCACATTGCGAATGAGATTCGGAATATAAGAGCCCTCACAGAGACTCAGTCTTCACTCCTTGGCGGGGAAAATACGCCGCTACATGATGGTGGATCTTCTACTGGTTTTGATGGCAttgctcctcgccgccaacAGATCGTCACGCCAAATCCCATGGCCACGCCCTTTCGGCAAGGGAACGCAGTCAGCGCAACGCCCGTTCCAGGAGGTGCTGGCCCCGGTGCAACTCCGCTGCGAACTCCTCGTGACCACTTCTCGCTGAACAAAGAAATCAGCGGTGGGCTTCCTATTGGAAGTACACCGCGAGAGATAAAGATGCGGGAAAATCTCGCGCGGCAGAGCATTCGCGGCAGGCTTGCAGCACTTCCCAAGCCCAAGGAAACCGAGTGGGAGCTCGAGCAGCTGCCgtcagaatctgcagagccagctggGGCGACGGAGTACCCTGAAGAAGACTCTGCAGTGCGAGATGCGCGGGAAAAGGAAATCCGGAAGCGAGCTGCCGAGGCTGAACATAAACGTCAGACGCAGGTTTATCAACGTTCGTTGCCCCGGCCTGTTGTGCTCGATATTGATGCTCTGATGGAGCGGGCGTCGCGTGTTATGGACCCAATCACCGGTCTAATTGCTAAAGAGGCCGCCCTGTTGGTTGCTAATGATGCATGCAAGTTCGCTACTCCCGGTGCCAAGATCGAAGGCAAGCCACGGAAGTTGGAGAGGCTTGATGATAAGTATTTAGAAGAAGCTCGTGCCGCAATAGCGTCTGAAGCTTCCTCGgggaagttggaggagtGGTCGAACGAGTTCGATGCCAAGTGGTCATCAAGCCGTCAGGATACTCTACCTGGGCTTTCCAACTacctcgacgacgacgaagaggacgcGTAtcagcaagagcagcgaaTCATCGGCGTCTTCGACAATGTGCAGGCATCATTACTAGCCACCGCTGAAGATGGTAATAAACTCGAAAAGAAGCTAGCTTTACACTACGGAGGATATCAAAACCGGGCGAAGATGCTCAGGGCCAAGATCACTGAGGCCCATACAGCCCTGGAGAAGTCGAAGCATGAACTGGACGCTTTCCGCACGCTTCAGATATCAGAGGAGGCTGCGATTTCAAGGAGGCTGGAAAAGCTACGGGAGGAGGTGGCTTTTGTGATGCGGAGAGAACGAGAAGCTCAGGAGCAGTATCGATGCAGAAAGGACGAATTGGACGACCTAGTGGCGAGCACTGGAGGCATGGTGAATGGTTGGCACTGA
- a CDS encoding NuA4 histone acetyltransferase complex catalytic subunit ESA1 (transcript_id=CADANIAT00000591), with amino-acid sequence MGVRDSHGEAAGTPDPVEKGIATLNTIRIGVKAMVHKDGALRKAEILSIKQRKDGLAFYVHYVDFNKRLDEWVASSRLDLSQEVEWPQPEKPEKKKSGPAKAPSKNKRVRAGSRDVSATPDTLTGKNTNVGKAQRPSKAGGKENRGDETPADLSMLASEAVSADGTPKAVSEDIDMMDASFTDAKEIKEEERALGLMSREEEIEKLRTSGSMTQNPTEVHRVRNLDRLQMGKYDIEPWYFSPYPASFSDAEVVYIDEFCLSYFDNKRAFERHRTKCTLTHPPGNEIYRDDNISFFEVDGRRQRTWCRNLCLLSKLFLDHKTLYYDVDPFLFYCMCTRDETGCHLVGYFSKEKESGEGYNLACILTLPQYQRRGYGRLLISFSYELSKREGKVGSPEKPLSDLGLLGYRQYWRETLVEILLDSGRETVSENELAMLTSMTEKDVHETLVTFKMLRYNKGQWIIVLTDEVIEERNKRLEKEKIKGSRKIDPARLQWKPPVFTASSRTWNW; translated from the exons ATGGGCGTCCGAGACTCTCATGGCGAGGCCGCCGGGACACCGGACCCCGTCGAAAAGGGAATCGCCACTCTTAACACCATCAG AATCGGTGTGAAGGCTATGGTCCACAAG GATGGAGCGTTAAGAAAAGCAGAGATTTTATCCATAAAGCAGAGGAAAGATGGGCTTGCTTTCTA TGTTCACTATGTTGATTTCAATAAGCGTCTTGATG AATGGGTCGCTTCTTCCAGGCTTGACTTGTCCCAAGAGGTTGAATGGCCTCAGCCTGAGAAGccggaaaagaagaaatctGGCCCTGCGAAAGCTCCCAGCAAGAACAAGCGCGTTAGAGCTGGTAGCCGTGATGTCTCTGCCACCCCAGATACCCTCACAGGTAAGAATACCAATGTGGGCAAGGCTCAACGGCCATCAAAGGCAGGCGGAAAGGAGAATCGTGGCGACGAAACCCCGGCGGATCTTTCCATGTTGGCTTCTGAAGCAGTTTCTGCTGACGGAACCCCCAAAGCGGTCTCCGAGGATATAGACATGATGGATGCAAGCTTTACTGATGCCAAGGAaatcaaggaggaggagagagcgTTGGGATTGATGTCgcgggaagaggagattgaaaagCTTCGTACCAGTGGCAGTATGACACAAAACCCGACAGAAGTTCACCGAGTACGGAATCTAGACCGGCTGCAGATGGGCAAATACGATATTGAGCCATGGTACTTTTCTCCATACCCTGCGTCGTTTTCCGACGCTGAAGTGGTCTACATCGATGAATTTTGTCTGAGCTACTTCGATAACAAGCGCGCTTTTGAGCGACATCGCACCAAGTGCACGCTCACGCATCCTCCTGGGAATGAGATCTACCGGGATGACAATATTTCCTTCTTCGAAGTCGATGGCCGTCGACAGCGAACATGGTGCCGCAACCTTTGTCTGCTCAGCAAACTCTTTCTTGATCACAAAACACTCTACTACGATGTAGACCCCTTCCTTTTCTACTGCATGTGCACTCGCGACGAAACTGGCTGTCATCTGGTGGGTTACTtctcaaaagaaaaagagtcCGGCGAGGGTTATAATCTGGCTTGTATCCTCACACTACCCCAATACCAACGGCGGGGTTATGGAAGACTCCTTATTTCTTTCAGCTACGAACTGAGCAAACGAGAAGGAAAGGTTGGCTCTCCCGAGAAGCCGCTCAGTGACCTTGGATTGCTCGGTTACAGGCAATATTGGCGCGAGACACTCGTCGAAATCCTCTTGGATTCTGGACGTGAGACAGTGAGCGAAAACGAACTTGCCATGTTAACGTCCATGACCGAGAAAGATGTTCATGAAACATTGGTGACATTCAAAATGCTTAGATACAAT AAAGGACAATGGATCATCGTACTTACGGACGAAGTAATTGAAGAGCGAAACAAACGtctagagaaagaaaagattaAGGGCTCCCGCAAGATCGACCCTGCACGGCTCCAGTGGAAGCCTCCTGTGTTCACTGCGTCCAGTCGAACATGGAATTGGTGA